In Streptomyces sclerotialus, the DNA window GCCGGCGGCTACCTCGCCGACCACTACGGCTTCGGCGCGGTCTTCTGGGCGATGGCGGTCGTCGCGGCGGTCGCCGCCGCGCTGGTGGCCACCCTCACCCGGGAGTCCACCGCGCCCGTGAAGAGCCGGATGGACTGGCCCGGTGTGCTGCTCCTCGTCATCTCGGTCGGCACCCTGCTGACGGCGTTCAACGAGGCGGGCAAGCTGGCCGCCGCGAACTGGCCGCTGATCGCCGTGCTCGTCGTGATCGCCGCGATCGCCTTCGCGCTGTTCTGGCGTACGGAGAGCCGCAGCGGCCACCCGCTGGTCGCCACCCACCACCTCAAGCAGCGCTCGACCTGGGCCCTGCTGCTGACCACCGTGCTCACCATGACCGGCGTCTTCGCCGTCATGAACGGGCTGATCCCGGCACTCGCGCAGGACGCCCACGCGGGCCTGGGCATGTCGGCCGAGGCGTCGGCCTGGTGGACGCTGACGCCGTACGCGCTCGCGGGGCTGGCGATGGGGCCGGTGGCGGGCCGGCTCTCCGCGACGTTCGGGTACGGGCGCATTCTGCGGTTCGGGCTCGTCGGTACGGTGGTGACGATCGTGCTGATGATCGTCACCAGCGGCAGTCACTCCCGGGTGCTGCTCCTGCTGATGTCCGTCCTGGTGGGCATCGCGTACGCGGGCGTGGCCAACATCGTCCTCAACGGCCTGGGCATCGTGCTCTCGCCACGCGAGAACCCCGGCTTCCTGCCGGGGCTGAACGCGGGTGCGTTCAACCTGGGGGCCGGCCTCAGCTTCGCGGTCCTGTACGCGGTCAAGACCGCCGTGGTTCCGGCCGATCCGGCGTCGACGACGGGCTACACCGCGGCGATGATCGCGGGTGTCGTCATCATCGCGGCGGCGTTCGCGGCGTCGTTCCTCATCCCGAAGCCGGTGTCCGCCGAGGCGGACGGACAGCCGGCGTAGCCGCCGTAGGGGTGCGGGGAACCGCCCCGGTCACGCGCCGTCGTGGCTGGGCGCGCAGTTCCCCGCGCCCCTGCTACCGCAGGTAGGCGCCCAAGCGCTCGATTGCCGCGGGATTGCGCGGGCTCTCCACCAGGTCCGCGTAGTCCAGCGTGATGATGCGGCGGTGTTTGACCGCGGAGACGTTCGCCAGTGGCTTGTAGTGGAGCAGGAACCGCTTCTTCTGCTCGGCCGTGGTGTCCCCGTAGTCGTTGACGACGATCACGTCGGGGTCGCGTTCGACGACGGTCTCCCAGCCGACCGTGGTCCAGGAGTCCGCGAGGTCGTGGGTGATGCTGCGGCCGCCCGCCTTGGTGATGATCTCGTCGGGCGCCGCGTACCGGCCCGCCGTGAACGGCTTGTCCTGGCCGCTGTCGTAGAGGAACACGCTCGGCCGGGCGTCCCCCTTCGGCGCCTTCTTCCGTACGTCCGCGACCCGGCTCCGGAAGTCCGCGATCAGCTTCCGTGCCCGGTCCTCCACGCCGAACAGCTTTCCGAGCTGGGTGAGGTCGGTGTAGAGGGCGTCCAGCGGCGGCATGACACCGCGTGCCGCGCCGTGGCCGTTGCGGCAGGACTCGGTGAGGACGTACGCGTCGATGCCGAGCTTCTTCAGGGCCGCCGGGGTGATCCCGTTCTCGCCGAAGCCGTAGCCCCAGCCCGCGAATACCAGGTCGGCGTGGGCGTCGACGGCCATCTCCTTGGTGATCGCCTGCTTCGACAGCCACCTCGTCTTCTTGTACGCGTCCTTCCAGGGCACGTGGTCCAGGTCCCCCTTGTCGTCCGGCATGACGTACCCGGCCATCCGGTCCTCCAGGCCCAGCGCGAACATGATCTCGGTGATGCCGACGTCGTTGGTGACGACGCGTTCGGGGGCCTTGTCGAAGGTGACCTTCCTGCCGCAGTTCTCGATGGTGACGGTGTTCTCGGCCGCCTTGCCGTCCCCGCCACCGGCGATGCGGGCTCCGCAGCCGGTGAGCGAGGCGGTGAGGGCGAGGGCGGCGGCCGCGCAGGCCGCCGGGCGCAGGACGCGCATGGGATCTCCGTAAGGGGTCAGTCGGCGAGGTCGAAGAGGAGCTGGAGTGCGCCGGTCACGGGGTGGGCGACGCGGTGCGCCCGTACGCCGAAGACCTCGGCCAGCAGCTCGGCGCTGAGGACGTCCTCCGGCGGGCCGGCGGCCACGACGCGGCCGCCGTCGAGCACGTACAGCACGTCGCAGTGGCTCGCGGCGAGGTTCAGGTCGTGCAGTGCGGCGAGCACCGTGAGGCCACTGCCGCGTACCAGGGACAGCACCTCCAGCTGGTGGGCGATGTCCAGGTGGTTGGTCGGTTCGTCGAGGACGAGGACCTGCGGCTGCTGGGCCAGCGCGCGGGCGATCAGGACGCGCTGCTTCTCGCCGCCGGAGAGCGAGCGGAAGCCGCGTGCGGCGAGGTGCCCCGCACCGACCCGGTTCAGCGCGGCCGCGCACAGCGCGGCGTCGGCGGCGGACCGGCCCGCGAACGGGGAGCCCCGGTGGTGCGGCAGCCGCCCCATCGCCACCACCTCGGCCGCGGTGAAGTCGAACTCGGCGCCGGACTCCTGGGGCAGCGCGGCCAGCCGGCGCGCGCCCTCCCGCGCGTCCAGCGCGTGCAGATCGTCGCCGGCCAGCCGTACCGTGCCCGCCGTGGGCCGCAGCGCCCGGTACACGCACCGCAGCAGCGTGGACTTGCCGCTGCCGTTCGGCCCGACCACCCCGACGACCTGCCCGCCCTCGGCGCGCAGCGTGATGTCCTCGACGATCCGGCTGCCCGCCAGCTCGACCGTCACCCCTTCGACGTCGACGCGCATCAGCGGCCGCCCCCGAACGCGTAGCCGCCGCGCCGCATCAGCAGCAGGAAGCACGGCACCCCGAGTACCGCGGTGACCACACCGACCGGGATCTCGGCGGGCGCCAGCAGCAGCCGGGAGACGATGTCCGCCCAGACCAGCAGCACGGCGCCGGCGAGCGGCGCGAGGAGCAGCACCCGCCGGTGGTCGGCGCCGACCAGCATCCGTACGACGTGCGGCACCATCAGGCCGACGAACCCGATCGCGCCGGACACGGCGACGACCGTCGCGGTGACGGCGGCGGTGACCACGAACAGCTCGGTGCGCAGCCGGCCCGCGCGCACGCCGAGTGCCGCCGCGGTCTCGTCGCCCATCGCGAGCGCGTTGAGCTGCCCGGCCCGGGCGCCGAGGTACACCGTCCCGGCGAGCACGGTGACGGCGGCGAGCGGCACCGAGCCCCAGGTCGCCCCGCCCAGGCTGCCGAGCAGCCACATCATCGCGGACCTGGCCGCCTCGCCGCGCTCGGCCCGGAAGACCATCAGCGTGGTGACGGCGGAGAACCCGTACGACAGCGCGGTACCGGACAGCACCAGCCGCAGCGGCGTCAGCCCGTACGCGGTACGCGCCGTCACGTAGACGAGCACCATCGCCGCGAGCGCCGAGACGAACGCGGACACCGACAGCGCCCACACGCCCAGCGCGGCGAACGCGCCCAGCAGCAGGACGGCGTTGGCGCCGACCGCGGCACCGGAGGAGACGCCGAGCACGAAGGGGTCGGCGAGCGCGTTGCGCACCAGCGCCTGCACGGCCACCCCGACCGAGGCGAGCCCCGCGCCGACCACGGCCGCGAGGACGGCGCGCGGCAGCCGTATCTCCCAGACGATGGTGTACCCGCCGGTCTCCTCCGGCCCTATCGTCCCGCCGGTCAGCCCGGCCGTCAGGAAGTGCAGCGTCTCGCCCCACGACACCCCGGCGGAGCCGAGGCCGACCCCGCACACGAGGGAGCCGAGCAGCAGGACGGCGAGCACGGCGGCGGTGGCGGGGACCGGCAGCCGGCGGGGCACGGGCGGTCCGGCCGCGGCGGGTGCCGGGGCTGTGGTCATGGCGGGCACGGGCGGGCGTCCTTCGCCTCGGGCCGCGTCCGTGCGCGCAGGGAAACGGCGCAGCGCCGGCCGGGCGTCCGTGCGTCATCCCTCTCGCAGTCCGCGGCGAGCAGTAGGGAGTTGTGCCACCCCGCGGGTCATCGGACTCACCCGAGCGACGCCCCGGACCCTTACGACAGGCCCGGCCGCGCACTCGCGAACACCGTTGCGGGTCAGCGCCGGACTCTCACCGGACTTCCCCCACGGGACACACCGGCAGCCTAACAGCGGCCCGGGCCGGCGCCCGGGCCGGTCGTCACCCCATCCGTTCCAGCGCCCCGCCGTGGTAGCGGACCGCTGGGTTCCAGAGGAGGAAGGAGTGGATGCCGTTGTCCGCCGCGGCGCGGATCTGGGCGGCCACTTCGGCGTCGCCGTAGGAGACGCCCAGGGAGAAGTCCTGGAGCCAGGGGACGATCCGGGCGTCGGTGTGACGGGTCTTCTTCACGAAGTCGGCGAGGGACTTCTTGGTGATGGGGTACGGGTGGGAGTTGGGGTCGGAGACGCCGTACTCGCCGGCGGCCCAGTGCGAGGGGTAGACCATCGGCGCGATGTAGTCGCATTCCTTCGCGAGCTTGCCGATGTCCTGGGCGATCTCCTTCGGGCGGGTGACCGCGACGCCGAAGACCGAGACGCCGAGGAAGGCGCCGTGCTCGCGGGCGACCGTACGGGTCCGCGCGACCAGGTCCGTTATCGAGTCCTCGGGCGAGGTCCCGCCGAGGCCGGGGAAGGACATGCCGCTGAGCTTGCCGTCGGGGCGGCGGATGTAGTCGTAGAGGATGTCGTCGAAGCCGAGCTCCGCGGCTTCGGCGGCGAGGTCGAGGTGGTACCGGCGGACGTCCTCGTTCGCGAAGTTGGTGAAGGACAGGGCGCCGTACTTGGAGCCGGCGCCGTACGGGCCGCCGTCGGGGGTGCGGACGACGCGGTCGCGGTGGCCGTCCTTCCAGGAGGCCGAGGCCAGGACCGGGTCGCGGAAGGCAACGATGCGGCCGACGACCGCGCCGCCCGCCGCGTGGATCTCCTTGACGGCCTGCTTCGCGTCGTAGTAGCCCTTGGCCGCGCCGATCCGCCGGGCGAGCGGCACCTTCGAGTCGTAGCTGATCTCGCCCAGCTCGTCCTTGATGTCGAGCTGGACGGCGTTGAGCTTGCCCTCCTTCAGCAGCTTCAGCACCGGCTTGCGGAGCTGGTCGGAGGCCCAGGCCTGGCCGCTGACGTGCACCGCGCGCAGGGTCGGCCGCCGCACGGTGACCACCGCGTCCTCCCGTGTGGTGTTCCCGGCCTCGTCGGTGGCGACGGCGGTGGCCTTCGCCGGCGGCCGCGGGAGGGTCACGGCGAACGTGCCGTCCTTCGCGACGCGGGCCTTCCTGCCCGCGACGGTCACTCCGGTGGCGTCCTGGGCGCGGCCCTCGACCGTGACCGGGCCGCGCAGGCTGCGGCCCTCGGTGTCGGCGACCGCGAGCTTCGGCGGTGTGGTGTCGACGGTCAGCTCACGGGTGAGTTCGGCGCCGCCGAGCATGGAACCCTCGGTGGCCACCTTCAGCTCGTGCGTGCCGTCCCGCAGGCCGTCCAGACCCACCGTCAGATGGCGCCCCGCCGTCTGCACGGGCACTCGCTCGCCGTCCACGGTGACTTCGGCGCCGTCCAGCGCCTCCCCTTCGGGTGCGGTCACCTCCAGCCCGCCCTTGTCGAGGTCGGCGGCGTTCACCACGCCGCCGTCGGAGGCTCCGGCCAGCCGGAAGCCGGCGCCGCTCTGCTGCCGTACGAGGAGGACGCCGCCGACGGCCAGGGCCATGGCCAGGACACCGGCCAGAAGAATGACGAGCGGTCTGCGCGGGGAACGGCTACGGGAGGACTCGGCGGAAACAGGGGAAGCGGAGGAATCGGACGCGGGTGTTGCGTCCGAGGTGTAGCGGAAAAGCTTCTTCCAGTCGATCCGCATGACCACGCCCTTCCAGGAGGTCTCGTGCATCTCCGTCGCCGTCGTCCCGTCCCCCTCCGCCGTCCCGGCCTCGTCGTCCTGTCCCTGCTGACGCTGGTCGCGACGGCCGTCTCCTGCGCCGAGTCCCGCGGCGGTGCGCCACCGCCGGAACCCTCGGCTCCGAAAACCACCGGTGGTCGGCAGGATTCCCCCTCGGCCCTGCCGGAACACCCCGCGCGGCCGAAGTCCCCCGCCTCGGTGCACGCCGACGAGCTCGGTTCCGTACCGGTCCTGATGTACCACCAGGTCGTCAAGGACCCGCGCGGCCCCTACGACCGCGAGCCGGCGGAGTTCCGCGCCGAGCTGGAGCGGCTGGCGAGGGAGGGCTACGTGCCGGTGACCGCGGCGGCGTACAGCACCGGGAAGATCGACATACCGGCCGGGCGGCACCCGGTCGTCCTCACCTTCGACGACTCCACCGACGGCCAGTTCGCGCTCGGCAAGGACGGCCGCCCGGACCCGGACTGCGCGATCGGCATCCTGCTCGACGTGGCCCGGAAGCACCCCGGCTTCGCACCGGCCGCCACGCTCTTCGTGAACGGCGACGCGTTCCCCGCCACGGGTACGAAGAAGGCGCTGCGCTGGCTGCACGCGCACGGCTTCGAGATCGGCAACCACACCCTGGACCACGCCAACCTGCGCGACGTGCCGGCCGGACGGGCGCAGCACCAGATAGCCGCCGGCCAGCAGCTCATCACCAAGAGCGCGCCGGGTGCGAAGGTGTCCTCGATGGCCCTGCCGTTCGGCGTCCAGCCGAACCCCGCCGAGCTGGACATCAAGGGTGCGGCGGACGGGGTGCGGTACGCGTACGACGGCGCCTACCTCGTGGGCGCGGGGCCGGCCCCCTCGCCGTACGCCGCCGCCTTCGACCCGGTCGGCATACCCCGCATCCGGTCGGCGGGCCCGCACGACAAGGACGCCCAATTCGGGTCCGCGCACTGGCTGGACGAGCTGCGCAGCGGTGCGGTGAAGCGGTACACCTCGGACGGCGACCCGGACCGCGTCTCGTACCCGGAGTCGGCCTCGGCCCGGCCGGCGAAGGAGTTCCGGGAGCGGGCCCGGCCGTACTGATCCGCTCCTCCGGGAGCGCAGCGCACCGCACAGCACACGGGGCGCGCACGAGTTCGTGCGCGCCCCGGCTCAGGTCGTCATGCCTCGCTCGTGGACACCAGCGGGAACGGCTCCCGGCTCACCCGTTGCGCGTCGTCCAGCGCCCGCCGGGCCTGTGTGTTCCGCGGCGCGATGACGTGGAAGGCGGTGCCCAGCGCACGGGCCCGCCGGAAGACCCGGACGAGTGCGGGCACCCCGCAGCAGGCGCACACCGTGGAGCAGGCCGCGAGGTCCACCAGGAGGCTCGCGGCGCCCCTGTTGAGGAGGATGAGCATCTCCTCGCGGGCCTGGACGACGCGGGCGCAGTCGAACTCCGGCGGGCGGAGCACCACGGCACCGCCGCCCGACTGACTGCACCAAGGGGTCCGGGGAGGACTCGGCATCACTGCTCCTGAACGGCCGGGCCGGCGCGCCGCACCGGCAGGGAATTCATGTGCCCCGCGTGGTCCGCAGCATTGATGTGCCGTTCGGATATCCGGTCACTCGTGCTCGGGAATTCCACGGTAGGGCGGCGGGCCGATACCCCGCCACCGCAGGGCCCGCCGCCACCCGGCATTCGATGCGTATGCGCCCCGTGGTTTTCTTCCCGGTACGCGGCCGGTTCAGTCCTGCAGCTGAGGCAATACCTTTGTGCGATAGAAGTCGAAGAAACCGCGCTGATCCTGGCCTATCTGGTTCACGTAGACGGTGTCGAATCCGGCGTGCGCGTACTCGCTCAGCGCCGCGACATGTGCGTCCACATCGTCGCCGCAGGTCACTGCGGACTCCACCTGCTCACGGGTGACCAGGGTCGAGGCCTGCTCGAAATGGCGCGGGGTCGGCAGTACCTGACCCAGTTCGCCGGGCAGTTGCTCGTTGGCCCAGAGCCGGTGCGCGGTGCGGACGGCCTCGTCCTTGTCGGTCCCCCAGCAGACCTTGAGGCCGCCGTGTACCGGTTTGCCACCGCCGCCGCCGCGCCGGAACCGCTCGATCGCCTCCGCGTCCGGCGCCATGGTGACGAATCCGTCACCGATCCGCGCGGCGAGTTCCGTGGCGGCCGGCCCGAAGCCGGAGACATCGATGCGCACCGGTTCCTCGGGAACGGTGTAGAGCCGTGCGTTCTGTACGGTGTAGTGCTTTCCGTGGTGACTGACTTCCTTGCCCTCGAAGAGGGAGCGCATCACCTGGATCGCTTCCTCCAGCATTTCCAGCCGGACCGAGGCCTGCGGCCATTCACCGCCCACGACCTGTTCGTTGAGCGCTTCGCCGCTGCCCACGCCGAGCCGGAAACGGCCGTTCAGCAGCACCGCGCTGGTAGCCGCCGCCTGTGCCGTGATCACCGGATGCAGGCGCTTGGTCGGGCAGGTCACAGCGGTCTCCACCGGCAATGACGTGGCCTCGGCGAGCGCACCGATCACCGACCAGACGAAAGGCGCCTGCCCTTGTTCGTCATTCCACGGGTGGAAATGGTCGGAGATCCACAGCGAGGTGAATCCGGCCTGCTCCGCCATGCGTGCCTGTTCCACCAGTGCGCGCGGGTCGTGCTCCTCGCAGGAGAGGAAATAGCCGTATTCCGTCATCGAAAGCTCCTCGTGTTCCTGGTCCGCCGCGCGATCCCGGCGGCGGCCAGCGCCCCGGCTGTGGCCGCGATCAGGGCGCGTGCGTGCTCGGTGGCCCACAGCTGGGCGGAGCGTCCGTGCGACGCGTCGTCGAAGGAGCCGTGGGCCCCGTGGTCCCGGCCGTCCGCGCTGTCGACCGGCTTCCAGAGGTTGTCCGGGTACCGCCCGGACTCCTGGTCCGTCTGCTGCGCGTCGTGTCCCGTACGCGCCAGATAGCGGTCCAGCAGCCCGGGGACGACCCGGTTGGCGAGCACCGTCGCCAGGGTCGAGCCGCCCACGCAGTACTGCCTGCGCCGGGGGTGCTCGGCGGCGTGCACGATGCCCCGCGCGGCGACCTCCGGCTGGTAGACGGGCGCCACCGGCCGCGGGCGGCGCGGCAGCCGGGAGAGGACCCAGGAGAACTGCGGGGTGTTGACGGCCGGCAGCTGGACGACGGTGATCCGTACGTTGCTCTTCTCGTGCATCAGCTCGGTGCGCACGGAGGACGTGAATCCCAGGATGGCGTGCTTCGCCCCGCAGTAGGCGGACTGGAGCGGGATGGACCGCTCCCCCAGCGCGGAGCCGGCCTGCACGATCGTGCCCGCGTCGCGCGGCATCATCCGGGCCAGCGCGGTCCGCGTACCGTGCACGAAGCCCAGGTACGTCACCTCGGTGACCCGCTTGAACTCCTCCGGGCGCACCTCCGTGAAGGGTGCGAAGACCCCGGTGAAGGCACAGTTGACCCAGACGTCGATGGGCCCGAACGCCGCCTCGACGGCGTCGGCGGCGGCCTCGACCTGCACCGGGTCGGCGACGTCGGTGGGCAGTGCCAGGGCCCGGCCACCGGCCGCCTCGACCTCACCGGCGGCCGCGTCGAGCCCGGCCTCCCCGCGTGCCAGCAGCCCGATGCGTGCGCCCCGGCGGGCGAACTCGCGGACGACCGCGCGGCCGACGCCCGCGCTCGCTCCGGTGACGACGACGGTCTGGGCCTGGCTCATCGGCGGACTCCTTGCGCGGAGGCCGGGGAACCGGCGTCAGCCGGCCGGCCCGGACTCCTCGGGGGTGTGCGGGGGCGGAAGCGGGTCGGGCGCGGGTCCGGGCTCCGGGCCCGGCGTCGGCGGTGCCGGGTTCGGCGGCACCGGGTCCGGGTCGGGAGTGGGCGTCGGGGCCGGCGGCACCGGATCGGGACCGGGGGCCGGCACCGGTCCGGGCGCGGGGCCGGGTTCCGGTCCGGGCGACCCCGGGCCGGGTCCCGGTGTCGGCGGTACCGGATCGGGACGGGTGGGGCCGGGGCGTCCCGGCGGCTGCGGCGTGGTCACGGGTCCTCCAGCGAGGGTGTGCGGCTGCGGCCGGCGCCAGGGCGGGGGCGGGGGCAGTACGCCTGCCCGCCGACCCGCCGGCGCCCCACGGGTGCCCGCCGGGTCCCGCCCCTAACACCCGGCCGCCGAACCGGTCCGGTCAGTGGGTCACCGGCGTGGACCAGCGCAGCAGCGCGCCGAGCCCGCCGGGCGGCACCTCGTCGGTGTGGTGCAGCACCACGGCCTGCGCCCCGTTGGCCACGGCGGACCGCAGCAGGGCGTCGTCGGCGCGGGCCCGCTCCGGATGCACCTCGCCCAGGTACTGCATCTCCGTGCCGCGTACGGCCAGCTGGTCGGGGTCGGGGCCGACCCAGACCTCGCGGCCGGCGTCCCCGCCGTCGGGGCTGATGAGCAGCGTGTCGATGCGGTGCTCGCGGGCGGCCTCGACCAGGTTGGGCACGCCGGCGGTGACGTCGGCCTCGCCGTCGCTGCGGCCGGCCCCGGCCTGGAAGCGCTGGATGACGTCGGTCGTGTGATCCAGTTCGAGCCCGGCGCGTACGTGGGCGATGTCGCGCTCCAGCCGGGTGCTGTCGGCACCTGCGGCCCGGCCGCCGTGCTCGCTCTCGTACGCCACGGCGCGCAGCTGCTCGGGCAGCCGGTCGCGCACGGAGCGGCGCTCGCGGGCGTCCCCGGCCAGCAGGATCAGGTCAGCGCCGGAGTGCGCGAAGGCCTGGGCCGCGGCATCGGCGATCTCGGCGGCGTTCTGCTCCCAGGTGTTCTCGACCCTGAGCTGGAAGTGGCGCTCGGACCAGTCGCCGGTGGCGGTCCGGTGCACCGGGTAGTCGTCACCGCTGACCTTGCCGGCGCTGTCCCGCGCCGTGTCGCTGCGCAGCTCGAAGTCGGCTCCGGTGCGGTCCACGTACACCACCAGGCAGACGGGGTTCTCGCCCAGCGCGTCCAGCAGGGGGGCGAGCCGCGGCACCGGGGACCAGGTCACGCCGCGGTCGGTGGGCGGCCCGGCGAGCGGGGTGTCCAGGACGACCTCGCCGCCGGTGGCGAACACGGCGCGGCCCGAGTGGGACAGCGACTGTCCGGGGCGGCGCAGCGTGGTCAGGCAGTCGTGCACGGCGCGGCAGGTGGCCTCGTCGGCGCCGAGGGCCGACAGCTGTTCGGCCGCGTTGCGCGCCGACAGCTCCTGCTGTTTGGCCGCGTCCTCCGTGTCATGGCTGACATCGGCGTAGACGGACGCCCAAGGGCCAGGTCGTTCGATGAGCGGTTGCAGGAGCGAGAGTCGCATGGCGCTTCCTCCTCGGAATGGGGCGTTCACCAGGTACGGGGCCACGAAGGAGGACTTCGCGGGCCGGGGGATGCCGCTCTCCAGGGGCGTCGTCGCTGCGGTGGGTACATCACTCTTCGGGGTGCCCTGATTGCCACTATTCATGCAGTTCGTCTCCGCTGCACCTCGCCGGTCCGACGGGCACCTCGGAGCGCGCCACAGGCCCGGTACCCCACGGTTCGCGGCGCTCCCCCTTCTGGTCCAGTGAGGTTTCTCCGCCTCGGATAACGGTTACCTGGCGAGCCGAGACACATGACCGGACGCCCTCGTCGGCGACTCCAGCACGGCGTGGAGCGGGAAGGAGCCTTCGGAGATGGCGGACAGGAAACAGGAGCAACGGGAGCGGTTCTACGCGCACGACCTCAGTGACGGCCCACTGACCACCGACCAGGGCGTGCCGGTCGACCACACCGACGACTCCCTCCAGGCGGGCGAGCGCGGTCCCACGCTGATGGAGGACTTCCACTTCCGCGAGAAGATCACCCGCTTCGACCATGAGCGGATCCCGGAGCGGGTGGTGCACGCGCGGGGCTCGGGTGCGTACGGCTACTTCCAGCCGTACCGGTCGTGCGCGGAATTCACCAGCGCGGCGTTCCTCCAGGACCCTGAGGTCAGGACGCCGGTGTTCGTCCGCTTCTCCACCGTCCAGGGGCCGCGCGGCTCCGCCGACACGGTACGTGACGTCCGCGGGTTCGCCACCAAGTTCTTCACCTCCGAAGGCAATTACGACCTGGTCGGCAACAACTTCCCGGTCTTCTTCATCCAGGACGGCATCAAGTTCCCGGACTTCGTGCACGCGGTGAAGATGGAGCCGCACAACGAGATGCCCACCGGCGCGTCGGCCCACGACACGCTGTGGGACTTCGTCTCGCTGCAGCCCGAGACGCTGCACACGATCATGTGGCTGATGTCGGACCGCGCGATCCCGCGCAGCTACCGCATGATGCAGGGCTTCGGCGTGCACACCTTCCGCTTCGTGAACGCCCAGGGCAAGGGCACGTTCGTGAAGTTCCACTGGAAGCCGAAGCTGGGCGTGCACTCGCTGGTGTGGGACGAGGCGCAGGAGACGATGGGCCGCGACCCGGACTTCAACCGCCGCGACCTGTGGGACTGCATCGAGGCCGGTGACTACCCGGAGTACGAGCTGGGCGTGCAGCTGGTGCCGGAGGAGGACGAGCACAGCTTCGACTTCGACCTGCTCGACGCCACGAAGATCATTCCCGAGGAGCAGGTGCCGGTCCGGCCGATCGGGCGGATGGTCCTGAACCGCAACCCCGACAATTTCTTCGCCGAGACCGAGCAGGTCGCCTTCCACACGGCGAACGTGGTCCCCGGTATCGACTTCACCAACGATCCGCTGCTCCAGGCCCGCAACTTCTCCTACCTGGACACCCAGCTGATCCGGCTCGGCGGCCCGAACTTCGCACAGATCCCGGTCAACCGGCCGGTCGCGCCGGTCCGCAACAACCAGCGCGACGGCTACCACCAGGGCGAGATCCACCGCGGCACCACCAGCTACACCAAGAACTCCCTGGGCGGCGGCTGCCCGGCGCTGGCCGGGGCCGACGAGTCCGCCTTCCGGCACCTGACCGAGCGGGTCGACGGCCGCAAGATCCGCCGGCGCAGCGACAGCTTCCAGGACCACTACAGCCAGGCCGCGATGTTCTGGCAGTCCATGGCCGAGTGGGAGAAGCAGCACATCATCGAGGCGTTCCGCTTCGAGCTGGGCAAGGTGAAGGCGAAGGAGGTCCGGGCCCGGACCGTCGAGCAGCTCTCCCGGGTCGACCACGCCCTCGCCGTCGCGGTCGCCGAGGGCGTCGGCGTGGCCCCGCCGGAGCGTCAGGAGACCCCGGACGTGACGCCGTCCCCCGCGCTCAGCTTCGAGAACAACCGCGGCGACGGCTCCATCGCGACCCGCCAGATCGCCGTGCTCGTCTCGGACGGCGTGGACGCCGACCAGGTCGACACGATCCGCTCCGCGCTCTCGGCGCAGGGCGCGAACGTCGAGGTGCTCGCGCAGCACGACGGCGA includes these proteins:
- a CDS encoding MFS transporter yields the protein MNASTTSGPPPGGLTERPAVRVGVLLTALLAACFAFQLNASMLSPALKSIEDSLGATSAEVGLTQTAFFTSAALFSLFLPRLGDVIGRRKVLAGMMALMVIGCVIAALATSVPMLFVGRVIQGVSGPTVPLCLIMLRVEVPEPKKYGTLLGVITAVNGGIAGVDSLAGGYLADHYGFGAVFWAMAVVAAVAAALVATLTRESTAPVKSRMDWPGVLLLVISVGTLLTAFNEAGKLAAANWPLIAVLVVIAAIAFALFWRTESRSGHPLVATHHLKQRSTWALLLTTVLTMTGVFAVMNGLIPALAQDAHAGLGMSAEASAWWTLTPYALAGLAMGPVAGRLSATFGYGRILRFGLVGTVVTIVLMIVTSGSHSRVLLLLMSVLVGIAYAGVANIVLNGLGIVLSPRENPGFLPGLNAGAFNLGAGLSFAVLYAVKTAVVPADPASTTGYTAAMIAGVVIIAAAFAASFLIPKPVSAEADGQPA
- a CDS encoding ABC transporter substrate-binding protein, with product MRVLRPAACAAAALALTASLTGCGARIAGGGDGKAAENTVTIENCGRKVTFDKAPERVVTNDVGITEIMFALGLEDRMAGYVMPDDKGDLDHVPWKDAYKKTRWLSKQAITKEMAVDAHADLVFAGWGYGFGENGITPAALKKLGIDAYVLTESCRNGHGAARGVMPPLDALYTDLTQLGKLFGVEDRARKLIADFRSRVADVRKKAPKGDARPSVFLYDSGQDKPFTAGRYAAPDEIITKAGGRSITHDLADSWTTVGWETVVERDPDVIVVNDYGDTTAEQKKRFLLHYKPLANVSAVKHRRIITLDYADLVESPRNPAAIERLGAYLR
- a CDS encoding ABC transporter ATP-binding protein, with product MRVDVEGVTVELAGSRIVEDITLRAEGGQVVGVVGPNGSGKSTLLRCVYRALRPTAGTVRLAGDDLHALDAREGARRLAALPQESGAEFDFTAAEVVAMGRLPHHRGSPFAGRSAADAALCAAALNRVGAGHLAARGFRSLSGGEKQRVLIARALAQQPQVLVLDEPTNHLDIAHQLEVLSLVRGSGLTVLAALHDLNLAASHCDVLYVLDGGRVVAAGPPEDVLSAELLAEVFGVRAHRVAHPVTGALQLLFDLAD
- a CDS encoding FecCD family ABC transporter permease, with the protein product MTTAPAPAAAGPPVPRRLPVPATAAVLAVLLLGSLVCGVGLGSAGVSWGETLHFLTAGLTGGTIGPEETGGYTIVWEIRLPRAVLAAVVGAGLASVGVAVQALVRNALADPFVLGVSSGAAVGANAVLLLGAFAALGVWALSVSAFVSALAAMVLVYVTARTAYGLTPLRLVLSGTALSYGFSAVTTLMVFRAERGEAARSAMMWLLGSLGGATWGSVPLAAVTVLAGTVYLGARAGQLNALAMGDETAAALGVRAGRLRTELFVVTAAVTATVVAVSGAIGFVGLMVPHVVRMLVGADHRRVLLLAPLAGAVLLVWADIVSRLLLAPAEIPVGVVTAVLGVPCFLLLMRRGGYAFGGGR
- a CDS encoding putative glycoside hydrolase, whose translation is MHETSWKGVVMRIDWKKLFRYTSDATPASDSSASPVSAESSRSRSPRRPLVILLAGVLAMALAVGGVLLVRQQSGAGFRLAGASDGGVVNAADLDKGGLEVTAPEGEALDGAEVTVDGERVPVQTAGRHLTVGLDGLRDGTHELKVATEGSMLGGAELTRELTVDTTPPKLAVADTEGRSLRGPVTVEGRAQDATGVTVAGRKARVAKDGTFAVTLPRPPAKATAVATDEAGNTTREDAVVTVRRPTLRAVHVSGQAWASDQLRKPVLKLLKEGKLNAVQLDIKDELGEISYDSKVPLARRIGAAKGYYDAKQAVKEIHAAGGAVVGRIVAFRDPVLASASWKDGHRDRVVRTPDGGPYGAGSKYGALSFTNFANEDVRRYHLDLAAEAAELGFDDILYDYIRRPDGKLSGMSFPGLGGTSPEDSITDLVARTRTVAREHGAFLGVSVFGVAVTRPKEIAQDIGKLAKECDYIAPMVYPSHWAAGEYGVSDPNSHPYPITKKSLADFVKKTRHTDARIVPWLQDFSLGVSYGDAEVAAQIRAAADNGIHSFLLWNPAVRYHGGALERMG
- a CDS encoding polysaccharide deacetylase family protein — encoded protein: MHLRRRRPVPLRRPGLVVLSLLTLVATAVSCAESRGGAPPPEPSAPKTTGGRQDSPSALPEHPARPKSPASVHADELGSVPVLMYHQVVKDPRGPYDREPAEFRAELERLAREGYVPVTAAAYSTGKIDIPAGRHPVVLTFDDSTDGQFALGKDGRPDPDCAIGILLDVARKHPGFAPAATLFVNGDAFPATGTKKALRWLHAHGFEIGNHTLDHANLRDVPAGRAQHQIAAGQQLITKSAPGAKVSSMALPFGVQPNPAELDIKGAADGVRYAYDGAYLVGAGPAPSPYAAAFDPVGIPRIRSAGPHDKDAQFGSAHWLDELRSGAVKRYTSDGDPDRVSYPESASARPAKEFRERARPY
- a CDS encoding STAS domain-containing protein, encoding MPSPPRTPWCSQSGGGAVVLRPPEFDCARVVQAREEMLILLNRGAASLLVDLAACSTVCACCGVPALVRVFRRARALGTAFHVIAPRNTQARRALDDAQRVSREPFPLVSTSEA